In Silene latifolia isolate original U9 population chromosome X, ASM4854445v1, whole genome shotgun sequence, the following proteins share a genomic window:
- the LOC141621998 gene encoding TNF receptor-associated factor homolog 1a — MATTTSEETTSGRMEDGLSNVHYRQSSDDDYDGPKPSDLYGTYTWKIQKFSQINTRLFRSSVFEIGGHSWYLLLYPRGVDDCNYLGLFLCVANHNQILPGWKHYTQFTIAAVNKDPKFTKYSDTMHRYWKKEHDWGWKKFMQLSKLPEGYLDADTLIVEVQVQVIRKKKDRLFQCLDSRYRRDLLGVYFPSVEEKCQRFIEETRAKLRKLMEDKARWSSFCAFWLGMDQNARHRLSSEEKDMMMKVLVKHHFERTEVTSALVMDCLYCGLKALESQSNGVNEKPKLLELEETPKKDMDSSLDDESNGTRGKTKCLEYEETPSPIIRVEKDMFVLANDLLLLLERVAKQPLSLPQKDDKEPQICTKDGSSGEDLVKDLVEHDDGRLMELGQRTLEMFVLAHIFSNKIEFGYQEAVALKRQEELIREEEAASLVTKK, encoded by the exons ATGGCCACAACTACAAGTGAGGAAACAACTAGTGGAAGGATGGAGGACGGATTATCGAACGTGCATTATCGTCAATCgagtgatgatgattatgatg GGCCGAAACCTTCTGACCTGTATGGGACGTACACATGGAAGATACAAAAGTTCTCACAAATCAACACGAGACTGTTTCGAAGCAGTGTATTTGAAATTGGTGGTCACAGTTG GTACTTACTGCTCTACCCTCGAGGCGTTGATGATTGTAATTATCTGGGCCTGTTTCTCTGTGTAGCAAACCATAATCAGATTCTTCCAG GATGGAAGCATTATACTCAATTCACTATTGCTGCTGTGAATAAGGATCCTAAATTTACCAAGTACTCTG ATACCATGCATCGTTACTGGAAGAAAGAGCATGACTGGGGATGGAAAAAATTCATGCAGCTATCTAAATTGCCAGAGGGTTATTTGGATGCTGACACACTGATCGTAGAAGTTCAAGTTCAAGTCATCAG GAAGAAAAAGGATAGGCTGTTTCAATGCCTTGACAGTCGGTACAGAAGAGACCTTCTCGGAGTATATTTTCCCAGTGTAGAGGAGAAGTGCCAACGCTTCATTGAAGAGACAAGAGCGAAGCTGAGAAAACTGATGGAGGACAAAGCTAGATGGTCGAG CTTTTGTGCATTCTGGCTAGGGATGGATCAAAATGCTAGGCATCGTTTGTCTAGTGAGGAGAAGGATATGATGATGAAAGTACTTGTGAAGCACCACTTTGAAAGAACGGAAGTCACGTCTGCTCTAGTTATGGATTGCTTGTACTGTGGGCTTAAAGCCCTTGAAAGTCAAAGCAATGGCGTGAATGAGAAACCAaaattgcttgagttggaagagACACCCAAGAAGGATATGGACTCATCCCTTGACGATGAAAGCAATGGCACGAGAGGGAAGACAAAATGTCTGGAGTATGAAGAGACACCCTCCCCAATTATACGGGTTGAAAAGGATATGTTTGTATTGGCCAatgatttattattattacttgaaAGGGTCGCTAAACAACCCTTGTCTTTGCCTCAAAAGGACGATAAGGAGCCGCAAATCTGCACAAAG GATGGCAGCAGTGGAGAAGACTTGGTCAAGGATTTAGTTGAGCATGATGATGGTCGTTTAATGGAACTGGGGCAAAGGACATTGGAGATGTTTGTGCTTGCACATATTTTCAG CAACAAAATTGAATTTGGTTATCAGGAAGCAGTTGCTTTGAAGAGACAGGAAGAGCTTATACGGGAAGAAGAGGCTGCGTCGCTCGTAACGAAAAAGTAA